In the Desulfomonilaceae bacterium genome, one interval contains:
- a CDS encoding restriction endonuclease subunit S — MKLGWQKRTLAELCQVKPPKSEARERVVPDGLVSFVPMEDLGIERKFVNPRQIRTLASVAGSYTYFADGDVLLAKITPCFENGKLGIANALSNGIGFGSSEFIVFRPCANLNSEFLYYYLSRSDFRKEGSDRMGGAVGHQRVPKEFIESYPIVIPPLPEQHRIVGILDEAFEGIATAKANGEKNLQNSRALFESHLQSVFTYRGKGWKKERIGALTHLARGHNPPKSKFSPQPKPGYVRFYQIRDGGTDDYAVYVPDTPQLHKMKPDDIMMVAYRHVGRVFRGVSGAFNVALCKISNARRDLLNDDYLFHIIPSCYVKGELLKRSERSLIPSMSIEHLRELEIPLPPLREQQRIVESIKSLSTETQRLEAIYQQKLVALEELKKALLHQAFKGQL, encoded by the coding sequence ATGAAATTGGGCTGGCAGAAGAGAACCTTGGCTGAGCTGTGCCAAGTCAAGCCCCCAAAATCGGAGGCACGTGAAAGAGTGGTTCCGGATGGCCTGGTGTCCTTTGTACCAATGGAAGATTTGGGAATTGAACGGAAATTCGTGAATCCGAGGCAAATAAGGACACTTGCGTCTGTGGCTGGCAGCTACACCTACTTTGCTGATGGTGACGTGCTTCTGGCCAAGATTACCCCCTGTTTCGAAAACGGGAAACTAGGAATCGCGAATGCACTGAGCAACGGAATTGGTTTCGGATCGAGCGAGTTCATTGTCTTTCGGCCCTGTGCAAACTTGAACAGCGAGTTTCTTTATTACTACCTGTCACGCTCCGACTTTAGGAAAGAGGGCTCAGATCGAATGGGTGGGGCAGTTGGACATCAGCGAGTTCCGAAGGAGTTTATTGAAAGCTACCCGATTGTTATTCCCCCCCTCCCGGAACAGCACCGAATCGTCGGTATCCTTGACGAAGCGTTTGAGGGCATCGCTACCGCCAAAGCGAACGGCGAAAAGAATCTACAAAATTCCCGTGCCCTTTTTGAAAGCCACCTGCAATCGGTCTTCACCTATCGTGGCAAGGGGTGGAAGAAAGAGCGAATCGGTGCATTGACGCATCTGGCCCGAGGGCATAATCCGCCGAAGAGCAAATTTTCACCTCAACCTAAACCGGGATACGTTCGGTTCTATCAGATTCGTGATGGTGGAACTGATGACTACGCTGTTTATGTACCTGACACGCCCCAACTGCATAAGATGAAGCCTGATGACATTATGATGGTTGCGTACCGGCACGTCGGAAGAGTTTTTCGCGGTGTTTCTGGTGCCTTCAACGTAGCTTTGTGCAAGATAAGCAATGCGAGGAGAGACCTGCTCAATGATGACTACCTATTTCATATTATTCCCTCGTGCTACGTGAAAGGGGAGTTGTTGAAAAGATCGGAACGCTCACTGATTCCATCGATGTCGATCGAGCATTTGCGTGAACTTGAGATACCTTTACCGCCCTTGCGTGAACAGCAACGAATTGTTGAGAGCATCAAATCGCTTTCCACTGAAACCCAACGTCTTGAAGCCATCTACCAGCAGAAGCTCGTAGCTCTGGAAGAACTCAAGAAGGCTCTATTGCACCAAGCTTTCAAAGGCCAGCTTTAG